The following are encoded in a window of Sulfitobacter sp. S190 genomic DNA:
- a CDS encoding TrkH family potassium uptake protein → MLDVRPVGYVIGLLVAVLGLAMLVPLLVDVAEGRGHWPVFFESAAITILSGTVIALACASGVREGLTIQQTFLLTTFVWMILPLFGAIPFMIGATQSTTVDAVFEAMSGLTTTGATVLSGLDDLPKGLLIWRGILQWLGGIGIIVVAMVFLPELRVGGMQIFKSEAFDTFGKILPRAGQIATQISGIYLWLTLICALTYLWFGMNVFDATTHALTTISTGGFSNYDASFGTFSGSMEYVATVFMILAALPFVRYVQLINGNPYALHRDPQVRGFVATIAILVLMLLIVLEEGISLEIEGTLREALFNVTSIISGTGYASVDYMQWGGFAVALFFFIGLIGGCAGSTACSIKIFRYQLLFASIRAQLMRIRSPHGIFTPRYDGRPVSEDVLTSVMSFFMFFVVTLGLVAAALSLTGLDFITSVSGAGAALANIGPGLGDIIGPAGNFAPLNDTAKWILTIAMLLGRLELMVVYVILTVNFWRA, encoded by the coding sequence ATGTTGGACGTGCGCCCGGTAGGATATGTGATTGGCCTTTTGGTGGCCGTGCTGGGGCTGGCGATGCTGGTGCCTTTGCTGGTCGACGTAGCCGAAGGGCGCGGGCACTGGCCCGTGTTTTTCGAAAGCGCCGCGATCACGATCCTCAGCGGCACGGTCATTGCGCTGGCCTGCGCCAGTGGCGTGCGCGAAGGCCTGACGATCCAGCAAACCTTTCTGCTGACGACATTTGTGTGGATGATCCTGCCGCTGTTCGGAGCCATCCCCTTCATGATCGGCGCCACCCAGTCCACCACCGTCGACGCTGTCTTCGAGGCCATGTCGGGCCTGACGACCACCGGTGCCACCGTCCTGTCGGGGCTCGATGACCTGCCGAAGGGACTGCTGATCTGGCGCGGCATCCTGCAATGGCTTGGCGGGATCGGCATCATCGTCGTGGCGATGGTGTTCCTGCCCGAACTGCGCGTCGGCGGCATGCAGATCTTCAAATCCGAAGCCTTTGACACCTTCGGCAAAATCCTGCCCCGCGCGGGGCAGATCGCGACCCAGATTTCGGGCATCTACCTGTGGCTGACGCTGATTTGCGCGCTGACCTATCTGTGGTTCGGCATGAACGTCTTCGATGCCACGACCCACGCGCTGACGACGATCTCGACGGGCGGATTTTCGAATTATGATGCCTCCTTCGGGACATTCTCGGGTTCGATGGAGTATGTGGCGACGGTTTTCATGATCCTCGCAGCACTTCCCTTCGTGCGCTACGTGCAGCTGATCAACGGCAACCCATACGCGCTGCACCGCGACCCGCAGGTCCGCGGCTTTGTGGCCACCATCGCGATCCTCGTGCTCATGCTGCTGATCGTGCTCGAAGAAGGCATCAGCCTCGAGATCGAAGGCACGCTGCGCGAGGCGCTCTTCAACGTCACCTCGATCATTTCCGGCACGGGCTATGCCTCGGTCGATTACATGCAGTGGGGCGGCTTTGCCGTGGCCTTGTTCTTCTTCATCGGCCTTATCGGCGGGTGTGCGGGCTCCACGGCCTGCTCGATCAAGATTTTCCGCTACCAGCTTCTGTTCGCCTCCATCCGGGCACAGCTGATGCGCATCCGGTCGCCCCACGGCATCTTTACCCCCCGCTACGATGGCCGCCCGGTCAGCGAAGACGTGCTGACCTCGGTCATGTCGTTCTTCATGTTCTTCGTGGTGACACTGGGTCTGGTGGCGGCGGCGCTGTCGCTGACGGGGCTGGACTTTATCACCTCCGTCTCCGGGGCGGGCGCCGCTTTGGCAAACATCGGTCCGGGTCTGGGCGACATCATCGGGCCTGCGGGCAATTTTGCGCCGCTCAACGATACGGCGAAATGGATACTCACCATCGCGATGCTGCTGGGGCGGCTCGAGCTGATGGTCGTCTACGTCATCCTGACGGTCAATTTCTGGAGGGCCTGA
- a CDS encoding thiamine pyrophosphate-binding protein: MAEPTKRPLGAQISHMLKDRGVDVIFGIPGVHNQEMYRGIEEAGITHVLARHEQGAGFMADGYARASGKPGVAYVITGPGLCNILTPIGQAYSDSVPMLVIASCLDETAARKGQLHQMKDQQGAAATVADWSETAQGAGAAYGLIDRAFEEFAEVVRGRPKVVHVPIRHLEAPADPAPARPAQMVDRTPPAPGIDQITAHLRTARRPLFIVGGGVPAAAPLMDVLRQTGAAAFCTYAGRGLIAHDYPLSFGSTLSRASSADDIAQADLVIAVGTELAQVDLWRADLGHTAPLIRIDRDPTVLADAQNADVRVTGCAGAVLSALQQATADWTGDSDWQADDISAARARWRAEIMAERPGIVPVCDALRAALPDDTMIYSDMTQFAYTAKEVWDMPQPHHWHHPSGFGTLGYATPAAIGGAVARKGKPTLAIIGDYGFHYTMPELGVAVELGLPLPIILWDNGKLKEIEDSMVRAQIAPNAVVARNPDFCKLAEAFGARSVAPSSLADMQTAVKAAFDADGPTLIYVTPDIA, encoded by the coding sequence ATGGCTGAACCGACAAAACGCCCCCTCGGCGCACAGATTTCCCACATGCTCAAGGACCGCGGCGTTGACGTGATCTTCGGCATACCTGGTGTGCACAATCAGGAAATGTACCGTGGCATCGAAGAAGCGGGGATCACCCATGTTCTGGCACGCCACGAACAGGGCGCGGGCTTCATGGCGGACGGCTATGCACGCGCCAGCGGCAAACCGGGCGTGGCTTACGTGATCACGGGGCCGGGGCTGTGCAACATCCTCACCCCCATCGGGCAGGCCTACTCGGATTCGGTGCCCATGCTGGTGATCGCCAGCTGCCTTGATGAAACGGCGGCCCGCAAGGGCCAGTTGCACCAGATGAAAGATCAGCAAGGGGCCGCCGCAACCGTGGCGGACTGGTCCGAAACCGCGCAGGGGGCAGGGGCCGCGTATGGCCTGATCGACCGCGCCTTCGAGGAATTCGCAGAAGTGGTGCGTGGCCGTCCCAAGGTCGTGCATGTGCCGATCCGCCATCTCGAAGCACCCGCAGACCCCGCGCCGGCAAGGCCCGCACAAATGGTGGACCGCACGCCGCCAGCACCCGGCATCGACCAGATCACCGCCCATTTGCGCACGGCCCGCCGCCCCTTGTTTATCGTGGGCGGGGGCGTGCCAGCCGCAGCGCCGCTGATGGATGTGCTGCGCCAGACAGGGGCCGCGGCCTTTTGCACCTACGCGGGGCGTGGTTTGATCGCGCACGACTATCCGCTCTCGTTCGGCTCCACCCTCAGCCGTGCAAGCAGCGCGGATGACATCGCGCAGGCCGATCTGGTGATCGCGGTCGGTACCGAACTGGCGCAGGTCGATCTGTGGCGCGCCGATCTGGGGCACACCGCGCCGCTGATCCGCATCGACCGTGATCCCACCGTGCTTGCCGACGCGCAAAACGCGGACGTGCGGGTGACGGGCTGCGCGGGGGCGGTCTTGTCCGCCCTGCAGCAGGCCACCGCGGACTGGACCGGTGACAGCGACTGGCAGGCCGACGACATCAGCGCCGCACGCGCCCGCTGGCGGGCCGAAATCATGGCCGAACGCCCCGGCATCGTGCCGGTCTGCGACGCGCTGCGCGCGGCCTTGCCGGACGACACGATGATTTATTCCGACATGACCCAATTTGCCTATACCGCCAAGGAGGTCTGGGACATGCCGCAGCCGCACCACTGGCACCATCCATCCGGCTTTGGCACCCTCGGCTATGCGACCCCTGCGGCCATTGGCGGCGCGGTGGCACGCAAGGGCAAACCGACACTCGCGATCATCGGTGATTACGGGTTCCACTACACCATGCCGGAACTGGGCGTCGCGGTCGAACTCGGCCTGCCGCTCCCCATCATCCTGTGGGACAATGGCAAGCTCAAGGAGATCGAGGACAGCATGGTGCGCGCCCAGATCGCCCCGAATGCCGTCGTCGCCCGCAATCCCGATTTTTGCAAACTGGCCGAAGCCTTTGGCGCAAGGTCTGTCGCACCTTCGTCACTTGCCGACATGCAAACGGCCGTGAAAGCCGCCTTTGACGCGGACGGCCCGACGCTGATCTACGTCACACCCGATATCGCCTGA
- a CDS encoding serine protease: MIRSLLAVPAALCLLLLTWSSTALAQQGNPDDVVWVQVEAQPSLTRATDRARAYAAQLDDVNGFAVGGGWYAIVVGPYRRADAELVLRSYRRDRIIPRDSFIQLSSRLRQQFWPVGANVLGNGAVAAPESTLPATAPEAPVTDTPVEPLAQDTETPAAPAPADETPQQARQSERLLDGDGRKALQIALKWAGFYTAGIDGSFGRGTRNSMAAWQEANGFEVTGILTTQQRAVLLQQYNAVLDGMDLQIVTDTQAGIEMLVPLGVVAFDRYEPPFAQYNSTGDVPAQVLLISQPGDRATLAGLYEIMQTLEIVPLEGPRERKRDSFTLVGEDARQISYTEVTLQNGEIKGFTLIWPTGDEERRRRVLGEMRSSFTRIDGVLSPSAGVAGTQSIDLVAGLQIRKPKLSRSGFFITARGDVATTAQAVQSCSRITLDTDTEAMVIAQDAASGIALLKPSAALAPLAVAQLTAQEPRLQSEVAAAGYSFEGVLSAPSMTFGTLADVRGLDGEDTLKRLSLKARDGDAGGPVLDQSGQVIGMMMPRDGGEGVLPEDVSFARDAASVVAASAEAGLTLPASQITPAGLTPFQIAQRATGMTVLVSCWD, encoded by the coding sequence ATGATCCGTTCTCTATTGGCTGTTCCGGCCGCCCTGTGCCTTCTTCTTCTGACGTGGAGCAGCACTGCGCTGGCGCAGCAGGGCAACCCCGATGATGTGGTCTGGGTGCAGGTCGAAGCGCAACCGTCGCTGACCCGCGCCACCGACCGTGCCCGCGCCTATGCCGCGCAGCTCGATGATGTGAACGGGTTTGCGGTCGGCGGTGGTTGGTACGCGATTGTCGTGGGCCCCTACCGGCGCGCCGATGCGGAGCTGGTGCTGCGCAGTTACCGCCGCGACCGGATCATCCCGCGCGACAGCTTTATCCAGTTGTCGAGCCGTCTGCGCCAGCAGTTCTGGCCCGTAGGCGCCAATGTGCTGGGCAATGGTGCCGTGGCCGCGCCCGAGAGCACCCTGCCCGCGACCGCCCCCGAAGCGCCCGTGACGGACACACCGGTGGAGCCCTTGGCGCAGGACACCGAGACCCCCGCGGCCCCCGCGCCCGCGGACGAGACGCCGCAGCAGGCCCGCCAGTCGGAACGGCTGTTGGACGGTGACGGGCGCAAAGCCCTACAGATTGCGCTGAAATGGGCGGGGTTCTACACCGCCGGCATAGATGGATCGTTCGGCCGGGGCACCCGCAATTCGATGGCCGCGTGGCAAGAGGCCAACGGTTTCGAGGTCACCGGCATTCTGACCACGCAGCAACGCGCGGTGCTTTTGCAGCAGTACAACGCGGTTCTTGACGGTATGGATTTGCAGATCGTGACCGACACCCAGGCCGGCATCGAAATGCTGGTGCCGCTGGGCGTGGTCGCATTCGACCGATACGAGCCGCCGTTCGCGCAGTACAACAGCACCGGTGATGTGCCCGCGCAGGTTCTGCTGATCAGCCAGCCGGGCGACCGCGCGACACTTGCCGGTCTGTACGAGATCATGCAGACGCTGGAAATTGTGCCGCTTGAGGGTCCGCGCGAACGCAAGCGCGACAGTTTCACGCTGGTCGGAGAGGACGCGCGGCAGATCAGCTATACCGAGGTGACGCTGCAAAACGGCGAAATCAAGGGATTCACCCTGATCTGGCCCACCGGTGACGAAGAGCGCCGCCGCCGTGTGCTGGGCGAAATGCGCAGCAGTTTCACCCGGATCGACGGTGTGTTGAGCCCGTCCGCCGGTGTGGCGGGCACCCAGTCCATCGATCTTGTCGCGGGGCTTCAGATCCGCAAGCCCAAGTTGTCGCGGTCGGGGTTCTTCATCACCGCGCGGGGCGATGTGGCGACGACGGCGCAGGCGGTGCAAAGCTGTAGCCGCATCACGCTTGATACCGATACCGAAGCCATGGTCATTGCACAGGATGCGGCCAGTGGCATTGCGTTGCTCAAGCCCAGCGCGGCTCTGGCGCCGCTGGCGGTTGCACAGCTGACCGCGCAGGAGCCGCGGCTGCAGAGCGAGGTCGCGGCCGCCGGTTACAGTTTCGAGGGCGTGCTGAGTGCGCCGTCGATGACCTTCGGCACGCTGGCCGATGTGCGCGGGCTGGACGGGGAAGATACGCTCAAGCGGCTGAGCCTGAAGGCGCGTGACGGGGATGCGGGAGGACCGGTTCTGGACCAGTCCGGGCAGGTCATCGGGATGATGATGCCACGTGATGGTGGTGAGGGTGTGCTGCCCGAGGACGTCAGCTTTGCCCGCGACGCAGCCTCCGTCGTTGCGGCCAGTGCGGAAGCCGGATTGACTTTGCCCGCTTCCCAGATCACCCCCGCGGGGCTGACACCCTTCCAGATTGCGCAGCGCGCCACCGGCATGACCGTGCTGGTCAGCTGCTGGGACTGA
- a CDS encoding EamA family transporter codes for MTDWLISIEGTGTGSRVALVLALMAAFLHAVFGALQKGRHDPWLSRGAIDASYCVMAAPFALFVVPWPEPHMWPIFAGVWVIHVGYKLLQAQAYTKGAYTVVYPVVRGTGPLFTVLGAYLIFAETFTLVQWLGVVVLMAGIFGLALYNMIFLETERETLNAALGLAVITGLFVALYTTFDAYGIRATANPFTFLAWFFMIDGFLFPILAYRRWRAMPDRPAPGPLMARGVVGGIVAFASFGAIMMATRLDKVGEAAILRETSTVFAAVIGWLVLKETVGPRRVALMTLIALGAVIVEFGG; via the coding sequence GTGACCGACTGGCTCATCTCTATCGAGGGGACCGGAACGGGCAGCCGCGTGGCGCTGGTGCTGGCGCTCATGGCCGCGTTCCTGCACGCTGTTTTCGGGGCCCTGCAAAAAGGGCGGCACGATCCGTGGCTGTCGCGCGGGGCGATTGACGCCTCCTATTGCGTGATGGCCGCCCCCTTCGCGCTTTTCGTGGTGCCCTGGCCCGAACCGCACATGTGGCCCATCTTTGCCGGCGTCTGGGTGATCCACGTCGGCTACAAACTGCTGCAGGCCCAGGCCTATACCAAGGGCGCGTACACGGTGGTCTATCCGGTGGTGCGGGGGACGGGGCCGCTCTTTACGGTGCTGGGCGCATATCTGATCTTTGCCGAGACATTCACGCTGGTGCAATGGCTCGGGGTGGTTGTGCTGATGGCCGGCATCTTCGGTCTTGCGCTCTACAACATGATTTTTCTCGAGACCGAGCGCGAAACGCTCAACGCGGCGCTGGGGCTGGCGGTCATCACGGGGCTTTTCGTGGCGCTTTATACCACGTTCGATGCCTACGGCATCCGGGCCACCGCCAACCCGTTTACTTTTCTGGCGTGGTTTTTCATGATCGACGGCTTTTTGTTCCCTATACTGGCCTATCGCCGCTGGCGCGCGATGCCCGACCGCCCCGCACCCGGCCCCCTGATGGCGCGGGGCGTGGTGGGCGGTATCGTCGCATTCGCCAGTTTCGGGGCGATCATGATGGCCACCCGCCTTGATAAGGTGGGCGAGGCCGCGATACTGAGGGAAACATCCACCGTCTTTGCCGCAGTGATTGGCTGGCTGGTGCTCAAGGAAACGGTCGGCCCGCGCAGGGTCGCGCTGATGACGTTAATCGCCCTTGGTGCGGTCATTGTAGAATTCGGAGGCTGA
- a CDS encoding inner membrane-spanning protein YciB: MATQKHINPFLKQALELGPTLVFFVLYLRIKDDVFVWGGTEYSGFIVAAVVFVPILLIAMGLLWALTGQLSRMQVFTAFMVIFFGGLTAWFNDERFFKMKTTIVYGFLAAILAIGLARGRSWLEFVMADVMPMRHEGWMILTRRLTLAFVILACANEFVWRTMSTDAWVKIETFAFPVALMGFLFWQFAALQSYVIEEDGTGRDSADG; encoded by the coding sequence ATGGCGACGCAGAAACACATCAACCCCTTTCTCAAACAGGCGCTGGAACTGGGCCCGACGCTCGTGTTTTTCGTGCTTTACCTGCGTATCAAGGACGACGTGTTTGTCTGGGGCGGCACCGAATACAGCGGCTTCATCGTGGCCGCCGTGGTCTTTGTGCCGATCTTGCTGATCGCGATGGGCCTCTTGTGGGCGCTGACAGGACAGCTCAGCCGCATGCAGGTCTTCACGGCCTTCATGGTCATCTTTTTCGGCGGCCTGACGGCATGGTTCAACGATGAGCGGTTTTTCAAGATGAAGACCACAATCGTCTACGGCTTTCTCGCAGCCATACTGGCCATCGGTCTGGCGCGGGGGCGGTCGTGGCTCGAATTCGTGATGGCCGATGTGATGCCGATGCGGCACGAAGGCTGGATGATCCTGACCCGCCGTTTGACACTGGCTTTTGTGATACTGGCCTGCGCCAACGAATTTGTCTGGCGCACCATGTCGACCGACGCGTGGGTCAAGATCGAAACATTCGCTTTCCCCGTCGCGCTCATGGGGTTCCTGTTCTGGCAATTCGCCGCGCTGCAATCCTACGTGATCGAAGAAGACGGCACCGGCCGCGACAGCGCCGACGGCTAG
- the metZ gene encoding O-succinylhomoserine sulfhydrylase has protein sequence MTDTPEKWNAATKAVHAGTRRSQYGEVSEAIFLTQGFVYDSAEHAEARFVEAGPDEFIYARYGNPTVAMFEDRIAALEGAEDAFATASGMAAVSGALTSMLKAGDHVVSSRALFGSCLYVLEEILTRYGVEVTFVDGPDLDQWKAAIRPDTVAVFFESVSNPTLTVVDIAGVSALAHAHGALVVVDNVFATPVYSRAIEQGADVVIYSATKHIDGQGRALGGVILGTRDFIRGTVEPYMKHTGGSMSPFTAWVMLKGLETMNLRVRAQTASAQTLAERLEGHPMLSRVIYPGLPSHAQHDLVTRQTGAGGTVLALEVRGGKRASYAFLNSIKVGVISNNLGDAKTILTPPAFTTHQRLPQDQKDALGISEGLVRVSVGLEDTGDLIADFEQALQVASEMEQAPAE, from the coding sequence ATGACCGATACGCCCGAAAAGTGGAATGCCGCGACCAAGGCAGTGCACGCAGGCACCCGCCGCAGCCAATACGGCGAAGTGAGCGAGGCAATCTTCCTGACACAGGGGTTTGTCTACGACAGTGCCGAACACGCCGAGGCCCGCTTTGTCGAGGCAGGCCCCGATGAATTCATCTACGCCCGTTACGGCAACCCGACCGTCGCCATGTTCGAAGATCGCATCGCGGCGCTGGAAGGGGCCGAAGACGCCTTTGCCACCGCCTCGGGCATGGCCGCCGTGTCGGGGGCGCTGACCTCCATGCTCAAGGCCGGCGATCACGTGGTGTCGTCCCGCGCGCTCTTCGGATCATGCCTCTACGTGCTCGAGGAAATCCTGACCCGCTACGGGGTCGAGGTCACCTTTGTCGACGGGCCTGATCTGGACCAGTGGAAAGCGGCGATCCGCCCCGACACGGTGGCGGTGTTTTTCGAAAGCGTTTCCAATCCGACGCTCACGGTTGTCGATATCGCGGGGGTCAGCGCGCTGGCCCATGCCCACGGGGCGCTGGTTGTGGTCGATAATGTCTTTGCCACGCCGGTCTACAGCCGCGCCATCGAACAGGGCGCCGACGTGGTGATCTACTCGGCCACCAAACATATCGACGGGCAGGGCCGTGCGCTGGGCGGTGTGATCCTCGGGACCCGTGATTTCATCCGCGGCACGGTTGAGCCCTACATGAAGCATACCGGCGGATCCATGTCGCCCTTCACCGCGTGGGTCATGCTCAAGGGGCTCGAGACGATGAACCTGCGTGTGCGGGCGCAGACCGCCTCTGCGCAAACGCTGGCCGAGCGGCTCGAGGGGCACCCGATGCTGTCGCGGGTGATCTATCCCGGCCTGCCCAGCCACGCCCAGCACGATCTGGTCACACGCCAGACAGGGGCAGGGGGCACCGTGCTCGCCCTCGAGGTGCGCGGCGGCAAACGCGCGTCCTATGCCTTCCTCAACAGCATCAAGGTCGGTGTCATCTCCAACAATCTCGGTGATGCGAAAACCATCCTGACGCCGCCTGCCTTCACCACCCACCAACGTCTGCCGCAAGACCAGAAAGATGCGCTGGGCATCAGCGAAGGTCTGGTGCGCGTCAGCGTCGGGCTGGAGGATACAGGCGATCTGATCGCGGATTTCGAACAGGCGTTACAGGTGGCGTCGGAAATGGAACAGGCACCGGCGGAATAA
- a CDS encoding glutathione S-transferase N-terminal domain-containing protein, with amino-acid sequence MTTPIDLYFWPTPNGWKVSVCLEEMGLPYTTHLIDIGAGAQFTPAFLDISPNNRMPAIVDPVGPDGAPVALFESGAILQYLARKTGQFYGETERDRIAVDMWLMWQMGGLGPMAGQAHHFLKYAPAMDPPQDLPYAKDRYRTEVARLYGVLDRQLALHPFVAGDFVSIADYAIWGWASLWEGQQQTLDDKPNMARWLQDMGARPGVQAGRALHAEKRGDFKKDAQDTLFKR; translated from the coding sequence ATGACCACACCCATCGATCTGTATTTCTGGCCAACGCCCAACGGGTGGAAGGTGTCCGTCTGTCTTGAGGAAATGGGTCTGCCCTATACCACCCACCTGATCGACATCGGCGCAGGCGCGCAGTTCACGCCGGCGTTTCTGGACATCTCGCCAAACAACCGGATGCCCGCCATCGTCGACCCCGTGGGGCCGGATGGCGCGCCGGTCGCGCTGTTCGAAAGTGGTGCCATTTTGCAGTATCTGGCGCGCAAGACCGGCCAGTTCTATGGCGAAACCGAACGTGACCGGATTGCCGTCGACATGTGGCTGATGTGGCAGATGGGCGGTCTGGGCCCCATGGCCGGGCAAGCGCACCATTTTCTCAAATACGCTCCCGCGATGGACCCGCCGCAGGATCTGCCCTATGCCAAGGACCGCTACCGCACCGAAGTGGCGCGGCTCTACGGTGTGCTGGACCGGCAGCTGGCCCTTCATCCGTTTGTCGCAGGTGATTTTGTGTCGATCGCGGATTACGCGATCTGGGGGTGGGCGTCGCTTTGGGAAGGCCAACAGCAGACGCTTGACGACAAGCCCAACATGGCGCGGTGGTTGCAGGACATGGGCGCCCGCCCCGGTGTTCAGGCAGGCCGCGCACTGCACGCCGAAAAGCGTGGCGACTTCAAGAAAGACGCGCAGGACACGCTGTTCAAGCGCTAG
- the folE2 gene encoding GTP cyclohydrolase FolE2 → MNIVMPIKGVPGRDEAEAALDTLRAFAAQASESDIATLDPAIAKMLASGDGYPLLTRDYPEDFDADAAYKNTLPDLQNGPSSLIRGAKQQIQHVGISNFRLPVRFHTRDNGDLTLEASVTGTVSLEADKKGINMSRIMRSFYKHADATFSFEVIDAALDDYITDLESFDARIQMRFSFPMKTTSLRSGLEGYQYYDVALELVEQNGVRQKIVHLDYVYSSTCPCSLELSEHARATRGQLATPHSQRSVARVSVLIEEGADCLWFEDLIDACRRAVPTETQVMVKREDEQAFAELNAANPIFVEDAARLFCEQLLADTRISDFRVIASHQESLHSHDAVSVLTEGPTFAQTSFDPKLFNTLFHVG, encoded by the coding sequence ATGAACATCGTGATGCCCATCAAAGGGGTTCCCGGCCGGGACGAGGCCGAGGCAGCATTGGATACCCTGCGCGCTTTCGCAGCTCAGGCCAGCGAAAGCGACATTGCCACACTTGATCCGGCAATCGCCAAGATGCTGGCCAGCGGTGACGGCTATCCCTTGCTGACACGCGATTATCCCGAAGATTTCGATGCGGATGCGGCCTACAAGAACACACTGCCTGACCTGCAGAACGGACCGTCCAGCCTGATCCGCGGCGCCAAGCAGCAGATCCAGCACGTGGGCATCTCCAACTTCCGCCTGCCGGTGCGCTTTCACACCCGTGACAACGGCGATCTGACGCTCGAAGCGTCCGTGACAGGCACCGTAAGCCTCGAAGCGGACAAGAAGGGCATCAACATGTCGCGCATCATGCGCAGCTTTTACAAGCATGCCGATGCGACGTTCAGCTTCGAGGTGATCGACGCCGCGCTGGACGACTACATCACCGATCTCGAAAGCTTTGACGCCCGCATCCAGATGCGCTTCTCCTTCCCGATGAAGACCACCAGCCTGCGGTCGGGTCTGGAAGGGTACCAGTATTACGACGTCGCGCTGGAACTGGTGGAACAGAACGGTGTGCGCCAGAAAATCGTGCATCTTGACTATGTCTATTCCTCGACCTGCCCCTGCTCGCTCGAGCTGTCGGAACACGCGCGCGCCACGCGCGGGCAACTGGCCACGCCGCATTCGCAACGCTCCGTGGCGCGGGTATCGGTGCTGATCGAAGAGGGCGCCGATTGTCTGTGGTTCGAGGATCTGATCGACGCTTGCCGCCGTGCGGTCCCGACCGAAACCCAGGTCATGGTCAAACGCGAGGACGAACAGGCCTTTGCCGAGCTGAACGCGGCGAACCCGATCTTTGTCGAAGACGCAGCGCGCCTGTTCTGTGAACAGCTTCTCGCGGACACACGCATCTCCGATTTCCGCGTGATCGCGAGCCATCAGGAAAGCCTGCACAGCCATGACGCCGTTTCCGTGCTGACCGAGGGCCCGACCTTCGCGCAGACGAGCTTTGATCCCAAACTGTTCAACACGCTTTTCCACGTGGGCTGA
- a CDS encoding DUF1127 domain-containing protein produces the protein MAYQSTTTDQFNAAMPARAQTTAPAPFLTATAVLSQIGAVLRAINVALMHASTSSARVRQIEALQSKSDAELADIGIKRDEIVHHVFRDLYYV, from the coding sequence ATGGCATACCAATCGACAACAACCGACCAATTCAACGCTGCCATGCCCGCCCGCGCCCAAACCACGGCGCCCGCTCCCTTCCTGACAGCCACCGCAGTCCTCAGCCAGATCGGCGCTGTCCTGCGCGCGATCAACGTGGCCTTGATGCACGCGTCAACCTCCTCTGCACGTGTGCGCCAGATCGAGGCGCTGCAAAGCAAATCGGACGCAGAGCTTGCCGATATCGGCATCAAACGCGACGAAATCGTGCACCACGTTTTCCGCGATCTTTACTACGTCTGA